Below is a window of Archangium lipolyticum DNA.
TCGCGCCCGGCATCCGTACGCCCGGTGCTACCGATCGCTACAGGTCTGTCTTGACAGCTTCACGGCCTCTCTGGCATTCAATGCCGTCCATTCAGTAGCATCTATTCAATGGAAGGAACGCGGTTGCTGGATCCCGAGGAGCTAGAGCGCATCGAGCGCGACTTCGCTGGCGGTCTGCCCGCGAGGCAGATCGTCGAGATCTTCCAGCCCCGGGGTGTTCAGCTCTCCGAAGCCACGTTCCGGAAGTACGTGCAGGTAGGCCTGCTACCCCGGAGCCGCCGTGTGGGGCGCAAGGGGAAGCACCAGGGAAGCCGGGGCCTGTACCCGGTGGAATCAGTCCGGCGGATCAACGCCATCAAAAAAATGATGGCCGAGGGTCACACCCTGGAGGACATCAAGCGCTCCTTCCTCTTCCACAAGAACCACATCGATCAGCTCGAGCGGGGTCTCTCCGAGGTGTTCGATGGTCTTCAGGATCAGCTGGGGGAGCGTGCCTTTGGTTCGGAGTACCGGCGTACACTGGAGGAGGAGCTGGCCACGTTGAGGGCGAGGGCCCGGGAACTGGTCAGGGACGTGGCCCGGTTGGGGAGTGCGGTCACCGCACACCGAGACGAAAAGCTCCGTTCTCAATAGGATGGGGGGCTGGGGAGGGGTAGAGTGGAAACATTGCTGGAGGGGACATGTCTGAAGTGAAGCAGCAGCGGCCGGAGGAGGAGGCGCCCGCGGAAGCGGAGGGTGGGGCGGAGCGCCGTCGCTCGAAGACGATGTCGCGGAAGGAGATGGCGCGGGACCTGCGTCGCCGTCGCCTGACGGGCCAGATCGACCCGGAGGAGGGAGATCTCCTCAACGCGGTCGATTCGCAGCGTCCGAAGACGCGGGCGGACTGTGTGAACGGTCCTCGCCCGTGCCTCTTCGTGTCCTGCAAGCACAACCTTTATCTGGATGTGAACCCGGAGACGGGCTCCATCAAGCTCAACTTCCCGGACAAGGAGATCTGGGAGCTGGAGCACACCTGCGCCCTGGACGTGGCGGAGAAGGGTGGCATCACGCTCGAGGAGGTGGGTGCCATCATGAACCTCACCCGCGAGCGCATCCGCCAGGTGGAGACGCGCGGCCTGATGAAGCTGCGAGAGGCCACCGAGGCCGAACCCCCGGTCTCCGCCCGCAAGCCCTGAAAATCAGGCCGGGAGCCACTGGGCGACACGGACCGTACGCTTCGTTGACACCCAGGGGGGTGGTTGCTAGACGGGCCGCCTCTCTCTGACAGAGGCGTGCGATACCGTGCTGGCTCTCCTCAGCGTTTCCGATAAACGCGGTCTGGTCCCCTTCGCGCAGGGTCTCGTCCGGCTCGGCTTCGAGCTGCTCTCCACCGGGGGCACGCTCGCCGCGCTCCAGGCGGCGGGGGTCCCCGCGAAGAAGGTCTCCGAGCATACGCAGAGCCCGGAGATCCTCGGTGGGCGGGTGAAGACGCTCCACCCTCGCATCCACGGCGGCATCCTCGGCCGGGTGGATCTGGAGAGCGACCGGGCGGAGATGTCCGCC
It encodes the following:
- a CDS encoding MerR family transcriptional regulator; protein product: MEGTRLLDPEELERIERDFAGGLPARQIVEIFQPRGVQLSEATFRKYVQVGLLPRSRRVGRKGKHQGSRGLYPVESVRRINAIKKMMAEGHTLEDIKRSFLFHKNHIDQLERGLSEVFDGLQDQLGERAFGSEYRRTLEEELATLRARARELVRDVARLGSAVTAHRDEKLRSQ
- a CDS encoding sigma factor-like helix-turn-helix DNA-binding protein, with the translated sequence MSEVKQQRPEEEAPAEAEGGAERRRSKTMSRKEMARDLRRRRLTGQIDPEEGDLLNAVDSQRPKTRADCVNGPRPCLFVSCKHNLYLDVNPETGSIKLNFPDKEIWELEHTCALDVAEKGGITLEEVGAIMNLTRERIRQVETRGLMKLREATEAEPPVSARKP